The nucleotide window AAGAGAGCAAAGTGTTTTAGATTTAGTTGCAGAAGGGTTAATGAATAAAGAAATTGCTGCCCGTTTAGATACTAGCGTTAGAAATGTAGAAAAATATGTCAGTCGTTTGTTTAGTAAAACTGGCACAAATAGCCGGACAGAATTAGTTAGGTTTGCTCTCAAACATGGATTAACTAAATAGATAAAAAATCGGCATCGAATTCAATTACTTTGTGATTTTCAAATTGTTATTTATCTAAGAGAGAACGATAAACAACAAGGATGAAAATTAAGAGAACTGATTAATTAAATCTTACCGTTAAAAGCGATCCCCAGAAGAAAAGCGATTATTCCGGTCTGAATCATCCTCTTTATCTTGATTATTATTATCATCAGATGAACGATTGTCTTGTCTTCTTCGTCCCCAACCTCTCGAATTTTGGGAGACTTTTTTACGAAATTGACGCGCATAGGCTAAGTTGCGCTGTGCTTTTTCTTTTTTCAAATTTCGGCGTTTTGACACAATAATTCCTCATAAACAATTAAAATCCCTTACGGAAACCTTTCAAGTCCGGTGAAAATGTTTTGTTCTAAGGTGGGTTTCCAACCTATCCTATGTTAAAAACAAATCCTGCATTAGGGTTTTACCACCAATCGGTAAAATTCTTATACACAGACTAAGCTTGTTTCTTCTAACCTTGTACTGAACAGTATATAGATCGATTATACAACATCATATCACAAATATTAGTTTTGTTCTTCTGTCCCTCGTCAGAATGTATCTCTGTCCGAAACTTCCTTTATTCTTCAAGAGGAGGTTTTTGACTAGAATACTTAAATTTTCCTTAAAGTAAAGTTGAGTCGCCGTAAGTTCTGCCGGCTATCCTCCAAAGCAAAAGATAGAAAAAGTTTAATTCTTATGGCTAGTGAGCAACCAGACTATTTTCAAAAAGAATTTCATTTGATGCTTTTGACGGGTCGATTGTTAGTCCAATATAGTGCAGCTACTGAACGAGTTCATCGAGTTATTGAGCAACTCGCTGGTTATTTTGCCATAGAAACTCGTCTATTTGTGGATTATAAAACCATTACCTTAACCCTAAAAATTAAAGATGACTATTCATCCCGGTTTAGTCGTTCCATTCCCTACCTGACAATTAATATGGGAATAGTGACGCAAATTTTTCGGTTAATTGAACAAATTAAACACCCAGAAAAAACTCTAGATCAAGCTCTCGAAAAATTAGAAAAAATTAGTAAAAGTTCCTTTTCCTATCCCCGCGCTTTAGTGGTTTTCATATTAGGAATAACCGCCGGAAGTTTAGCGAAAATATTTGAC belongs to Gloeothece citriformis PCC 7424 and includes:
- a CDS encoding threonine/serine exporter family protein, which translates into the protein MASEQPDYFQKEFHLMLLTGRLLVQYSAATERVHRVIEQLAGYFAIETRLFVDYKTITLTLKIKDDYSSRFSRSIPYLTINMGIVTQIFRLIEQIKHPEKTLDQALEKLEKISKSSFSYPRALVVFILGITAGSLAKIFDGDWPSFLITGAVWILFGVA